CCGTTGATCCTGAACTGAAGCTGGCCCTGAGGATTCTTCTGGTACTGCGTCTCTAAGTCTGAGCTGCCGAACGCACAGATCTGAACACACAAGGAGCAGGAGTCAGTCCAGattaacaggaacacaaaatgacatatggtggccctgaaggtcaaatgcacaaatatttaatgactgcaaaaatgtattcatgaaacgccaaaaaaatgtcaatgaatcaccaaaatgaataaatgaataaataaattacaaaacaggaaaaaataattaatggattaaatatttaaaaatatttcctgAATCATAAAAAGCAAAACACAAATcttaaaaatatttcatgaaacttttcactgaatttaaaaaatatttcacaaaaccaaaaagtttttacaaacaattaaaaaatttgcaaaattaagctaaaaaaataagcatatttcACTGGACAAATAAAATCTttgagcaaacaaaaacaatttcacaaacaaaagtggaaaaaaatggaaaatgtaGGGTTATTTAGCAAACATTTGTGTTCCCATAAATtcataaaattaataaatttaataaacacattcttaataaaattgaaatttttaattgtgtttttatttgttacaataaattaatacaattaattaataaaattaataaacacATTCTTAATAGAATtgctatttttaattttgtttttattttgttccaataaatgcataaaattaagaaataaaaataaacatttttaataaaattaCTAAATTCATTAATACAattaatgaacacattttaatatatgaaatattttcaatattatttttgtgatttttttagcatttcagctaacattttggtttttttttgttttgcgtTACACtcaaatattttcatgttttatgaaATGCTTTGGTGcgtcatgaaatatttttacattatgtGAAATTTTCTTAGtttgataaaatatttaaacatttgatgacgagccttgaaatgtttttttgggcATCACAGTTAATCATTGTTAATGTAATTTCAAATTGATAACAGGATGCTGCCGACGTATAACAGACATTAAATAtctgtaataaatattaaaatgttcagtAATATATCAGACATTAAACTttggtagttttttttaaagtaacttCTAAATCAAGCTTGAATTACTTACATGCTCTTGGTATTCTGCCCAGCTTCCATCGTCTGTCGTAAACTCCCACTTGTAGCTCCCACCAGAGAGGTTTAGCTTTGATAAAGACAGACTGTTGGCCACAGAGGTGGAGATGGAGGGGGAGGTCAGGCTGCAGGAGAAGGATCAGAACAATGATTTGATTCTccttgtttattgttttgactCAGATTTGATCtcaagaggaaaagaagaaaacttCAGGGGACGCAGGAAAGAAGAGTTTTACCCTCTAAAGTTGAATTTAGGACGTCTGCGAACCTTCCTCTTCAGGCCTGTGGTGCAGTTTGTTTGAGTCATGGCTGCAGAGAGAACACAAAAGTTAAACCAAGGaacatgaagacatttttaaaaccaagcaCATCAAATAACACAAGTCTCCCATACAGGAGAAGTCGAGGGAGTAGCTCGTCGATCCCACGGTGAAGTTGAAGGTTCCCCGACAGTTCAGAGTGAACTGACGCTCCACATCTCGGCTCATGATGGAGGACGCCATCGCATTGgagctctgaggaggaggaggaggaggaggagagaagaccTTCAGACTGTGAAACTCAGACTCTTAAATGACTTGATGCTCCTGATTCTCCTCACCTGAGATCCATATTCACGCCACAGCGTGTCATCTCTGAAGTACCAGCCTATGTCCTCACTCTGACCCTCATGGAGGAAGCTCAGCCGCTGCACCTTCACAGCGGGGTTCAGCGTCTGCAGCTTATCAAAGTCGATATTGACTTTCCTGTGGGGACACAAACTTTCAGAATTCACTTTTAGAGATGACAAACGAACAGAAGGAAATTAAAACTCAGGTGGAAAAGTTTCAGGTGAGGGTTAATACGATCACTGACCCCTGCCTGGTGTTGATGGTGATTCCTTTAGCTCCAGGTTGGCAGTAGTGTCTCTCGATCACATGGTCGTGGTCGATTTTCAGCCACTGGTTGTCAGCAAATAGCTGCCACTCGTAATGTTTGTCATAGGCTGAGAAGAAGAAATATAAGATCATATTACTCATCTTATTGTTTCCCTTTAAGACATTTGATCTGACAGATTGTAAACCATGTTAAAGTTTGTAGATTTTAGAGTAAAGGCTAGATGTGAAGCTGTTTAATTGAGTCTATGTAGATGAAGTGAAGATGTTATTCACCCAGAATGACTGcttataaaataaacacaggagcTCATGATGTCTGACATGTTTCTGAACCTGATAGAATATTAGAGTAGAGCTAAAATCATAATTATTGAgcgtttaaagctcctgtgaggagtttgtatctggatatgaaacacactgatgtttctttatgagctacaaagcaaacaagactaacATCAAAAAGACtgacaacttttattttgaaattttcaATGCTTGGAACCGCCGTGAGGAGGTATATACACAGcacagtttttattcttttatatttctgttctttaattgttttaatattttatcttttgttgtttttagtcttccaattttttgttttttattagttGGCGGTCTTAacatttttatcttcctttctgtcatttctttttgcGGTCaccttttagtttctttcctgtttttgaagcactttgtaaccctgttagGAAGAGTGCTATACAAAGAAAGATTACTATTATGCAGGATTCCTCTCCTGAAACCAATGAGTGACTTTATCAAGACCACGATCATgttttagaccaggggtgtccaaagtatggcccgggggccaattgtggCCCAAAGTCCATgtaattatggccccaagcttccatcttcaattgtgttatttatagtaaagaaattaatcacagtttctttctacaaacaaaactaaagtcaatccagaaacatctcaaaaagcttcatatggactacttgtctaaagccaaagctctgggaattctgcaagacggcaataaagaagaaacacaagaactcttaaagttgacaggttttcaaattaatgtttttatcatgatgtgaaaatgttcttgatgaacactaaaacttcagaagacacaaaagaggacaccggacaagatcaaattatgaaattgtgcagaaaaggcaaaatttggtacatcaaaaatgttcagaactcagcaaAATAAttcttttgttcttaaaatgttgtctgctggtcagaaaagtcttaaaaaccacataaaaaagaagtgtgatgaaatccagatcatgatcctgccataggaaaataatgagacaatatttttcccacattgccagACCCCTgatcctccagaagaagataacgtttgctcatgtgtacatggcttgtggagaactgacgacttcctagttactgatttattgagacaaaatttaaaatgattgttattaaataaatatttcatatataacttttgggattcctaagtctcagtaggagccactggcccggaggtattctgacaacatcatatgtggccctctttgaaaaaagtttggacacccctgttttAGACAGTCTGTTAGTTTACTCAAAGCTCCTGTTAAGAACTTTGAGGCTGTGTTGCTTTTGACAAGTTATGTTTCATCACATATCTCCTTTTGCACATGTGGAAGGAGAAGTTTCAGGCAAcaaaattcctttttttttaatttctaaaaTGCAACTCCAAATGAATCtgtcagaaatataaaaaataaatatacataaataaaaatattaaagactAAATTAATTAAAAGTAAAGTAATGTGAAgcctgcaaaataaataaataaataaagtaatctgaacctgcaaaaataataagaaaaataaataaaataaagtaatgttcatctgcaaaataaataaaaatgatttgaaGCTtgcataataaatatataaaagtaaTCTGAAccttcaaaataataaaataaaataatgtttatctgtaaaataaataaaccaataaacataaataaagtaatttaaaatatgcaaaataaatgaattaaataaagttATGTGAACCtgcaaaatagataaataaataaataaagatgttatACATTATGCTGTTCACCATCTGACACACAACATGCTGCTGCAGGTGAATCAGACTATTTGCTTAtggaggtcataaagagacatcagcactgatttcagtgtttcataacaagctaaaaataaaacctcacagcagctttaaataaaggatAGTTTGTTCCTCCACCCCTGATCCTGACCTGAGATCACAGTCTTTTCCTGGAGGTTTTAAAGTTTATAAAACTCAACATGGaagaacaaacaggaagtcaaagtGAGAGGAAAGATCACCTCTGTTGTGTAACAGACAAAAGCATCCATGTCAAACTTGTTCCTACTTTTAATTGATATAATTCTTTGGTTATACATTTAGATCTTATATTTAGGCTACAGGTAATATTACTCTTAGTGAGTTGTTATCATCAGATTGAGTCCAGCAtgtaaacaagtaaacaacagaACCTGTTTttctgacacaaaaacacaattaaatatGTGCTCGTGTTTTCATACTGACCTTCAATCCCCTCAACATATCCCTCCAACTGAGCCATttccttaaaaacacaaaaacaaacttaaactttatattttatattgtaAAGGTTAAAGTGAGCCTTTATGTAAATTCTCATACTCACTGTGCAGTGAGGGAAACACGCTGAAACTCGAGAAGACAAAGTCAGTCTTTAAAAGGACTTTTAAATCGATTAAAGTCGATTAATCATGTTAAtaaaagtttagtttagttccGTTAAATCAGCGGGACTTCAGCTGACACAGAAAGGTGAACCCTTCACTTCTTATGTCACtctttcactttcgtttctcAGATACAGAGACCAGAAACAGGAGCTCCCAGAGTATAGAACACACAGGGGCGGATCAGGACTCTCTGGGTGGGGTGGCCTGGCTCTCTGACTCATGCAGAGGTGGCAGGTTATTTatacactgtacacacacacacacacacacacacacacacacaataaatatttattcatcatttatGTATCCAAATATCATACTTGAAccactaaaagaaaaaataaaataaataaataaataaataataataataataataataataataatgataataataataataataataataattattgttattattattataatgataataatcataataatcataataataataataataataataataataataataataataatagttctGGCAACTGATCAGGTTCAAtttctttatcattattattttcatttttatttttattttaattattattattatttttattttttattattatgatcatattgttgttgttgttttctcccCTTACCTATTTGTATAAGGTTATCTTTCCACAAGCATGCTGTTGCTTCTTGTTTTGATCAATATATTACTTTTAACCTGTATACAAATATTGATAAAGTAAAAATCTgatcacaaaaaataaataatgattataataataatgattataataatgattttatttatagagcactttttttttatgactcaagtttattggattttgaatttttaacaacacatataaacaacatacaggacaaaatagTGCCGAGccgaagagtgaaaaaaaaaataatcacgataaaatgtgtgactttgactggcatgaaaaataataaaaaacaaacagacaaatagacaaatcaacaaacagagaagaaaaatactgtatcagacaataaagaaaaaataacaataacaaaataatgcacaaataatgagaatgacaaaataccagtattaacaagacattttggacatagagcacttttttttttaaagtgctttacatgtgCAGCAATATAAATCGAGCAGGTCgtaaaatcacacaaggcaagacatagaaatacaatttattttaagAGACATACAAttcttaaaataactttaaaggaatacaattattgtaagatatatattttttaaatggttaaaataaagtaaaataaaataaagcaggtaaaatcaggaaaggctctgcgataaaagtttGTCTTAAGAAGGTATTTAACATTCACATTAAAGTACACAGATTTTATAGTCCTGTGTATATCTTTAAAACACAGGAAGGAAAGACGTTAATCTtctatgcttatttttttaaggactgaaaaaatattaatgtCCAAAGTTACAATTTCTAGTAAAAATTGCAGAGAAaaaatgtttgtatatttttaatccAGAGACGGTGAGCCGAGGTTTGGTTGGTGGCCGATCTGATTTGAAGGGGGgcccatcaatcaatcaatcaatcaatcaatcaatcaatcaatcaatcaatcaatcaatcaatcaatcaatcaatctttatttgtatagcgccaaatcacaacaaacgttatctcaagacgcttttacaaacataggaggtctagaccactctatgtcaaattatgaacagagacccaacttcaagacagggtaagactcagtctgaccccaccttaatccatcatgagcattgcacctcacagtatttggctagttacagtggtgaggaaaaacttccctttaacaggcagaaacctccagcaggaccagactcatgttagacagccatcatgcctcaaccgagttgggtctggaaagacagatagaggggagtaagagagagaagtgatagtgatgagacgagtagtagaagctgttgccgctggagtccagcacgtccgtatcagctggagtccagatcgtccacagcaggaggacgtctacggcagctcagaggaatctaatGTTGCGTCCAGACACCCAAAGTCAGGATCAGGGGAATGTGGGACCCAATATCAGACCAAGGGGTTGTAAAAGTTATCCCAAAGGAGTAACCACTAAAAATGGTGAACGATTAGGAGAGGGAAAGATGAAATAATAACAAACCGGCTccttaaagaaaagaagaagaatgtggtgtttatgcagacacacactcagaacaCAAGAGCAACCTCTCACTACCTCTGAAGGTGagctaatgagtcagcacagagaaCTGGAGCTCAGGAGTAGACCCTGAGCTCcaggcccccccatacctcactgaccttctccagtgcgcctccgatcctctgactccaacctcctcactcccattactaaatccaagcaccgtaccttgggggaccgggcctttgccatagccgcccccaccctctggaacactctccccccacacatccgtgcttctgactcacctcattcatttaagaaacagttaaaaacttaccttttcaaacaggcattccccacacattaattattccacaTCTTCCCTTGttgtctgcttgtcttatatgtctttattgtatttaattgagttattgaaaagcgctatataaaacttaggtattattattattattattataaacttcAACACCTGCTCCAAATCCGGgccaatcagacacacacacacctgacacaccTGACCCTGCTCTGTGATGATTACCTCACCAAACTGAAGCCAACTGAGTGCTCCTCACATCCTCACTGACCAAGTGGTAACGTCTggtctttaaatatgaatatgtgcttaaaactgcagttcctaaagcaggggtgtcaaactcatttcagttcaggggccacatacagcccaagttgatctaaagtgggccggaccagtaaagtCACAACGTaacaacctataaataatgacaactctaaattttccctttgttttagtgcataaaagtacaagcacattctgaaaatgttcacatttaatgaactatgtTTCCACAAAACTCTTGTATTttctgccatgatgagtctcatagtgggccgaatattttactctttaagccctgaaacctgctgccaacacaccaacacacaggttacccattcacctgacaccgaatgtaatgtttactgcaaaagaaaagatagattataataatgaagaaggtaaagttgactattcagtggatcatcttatagaagctctaaaaagtctttatgaatctcaaccggattatgcaaacagcaagtagcctaatctatttcctcactttaagaaaaaagtcccaggaaaaaaaaagcgcctttcaggtgcgctccgtcaacaatataatttaatgcgacccctagaggacaaatctgaaatcgcagttacttttattgaaaaattgcagtcttaatgtcttctatgtaagcctttcattttgcaaagttattccgcgggccggattggaacctctggcgggccggttttggcccgcaggccgcatgtttgacacccctgtcctaaagcgtccacttgaggctggctccagaagtaatGGAAGCcatatacaaacacattcaaaacaGATCTTTatggtaaaaataaacatgtttacagcctggtgcaaaaaaatggaaacagcaaagacaaaaaaacaagattcacaAAAATCCTGAGTGTTTTATTGCTTcagttaaaaaacagacatgatatGATATCAAATCTCCATCTTTGGTTACTTCATTTTCTTCATAGCCCAAAATACTCTGATTCTTTACAAGCTAATAAGTATAAAGCAGAATAAACTTTCAGACCTGAGTATGtgcaaaatctgaaatgaagtGAAGAACTTTAAGTCGACaatcagagtttaaataaaacctttttgAGCGTTGTGTAACCAAGTGATGCACAGTGGGTCTGTGTAACGGCAGCATGATGTTAAATATGGCAGAAATCAGCGTTAGATTTGGAATCAATTAGTGCATTCTTAAGAAGAGGGAGCGTAAGGATTGTTTGGTCTAATGTCAAAACAcatagctaaatactgcgatgtgcaatgctcatgatggattaaggtggggtcagactgagtcttaccctgtcttgaagttgggtctctgttcataatttgacatagagtggtctagacctcctatgtttgtaaaagcgtcttgagataacgtttgttgtgatttggcgctatacaaataaagattgattgattgattgattgataactgaTCCCTCTGTGAAGACATGAAGCTGGAAGTGATTGTTTCTAGAGCGCATTCACAGTTTGCGAGGCAGTTTTAAGGTATGGCTTAACTTCAAGGCTTTGGCAGCTCAGTAATTAAAACAACTCTTTATAAATTCAACTTTTACTAAATATCTCTCTAATGTAAACAGAGAATCATGTTTCCTATAAAAAGAGTAATGGAGTCCAAAAAAACAGCACCCTGGATAAATGTGATTCAGTGTTCCACAGTGGACgaacactttcttcttcttcaaatcCTTCGTGACGCTCAAACCATCACACGTTGGACCCGGCGGGATTTGTTGGTCGTGACGTTTGTTTGGGTCATCGCTGAGgagagaaaatacaacaaacaaacacatcagtttaaaggcactatgaggagtttttcaccagctgaaaaacagactgaaaccaacactgatgcctctttatgaccttcaaaagcaaacaaaaccataaacaacaacactgataccttctctgttgtcatttttaatgccttaaaggtgacataacatgcaaaattgactttttaatggttctctacctgaaatatgtttccctggcatgtctacaaaccccccgagaatgaaaaaaatccattctgcccctgttttgatttctccacctttctgtaaatgtgtgtgaaacgagccgtttcagacttccgtgtttttgttacgtaacaacaatatccggtctgtcacggagtcagagctcggagcttgttcagcccatagactgtataaaataatactgaacccctcctccgtttttcattacctgcacacatgtgtgctaacaaggagcttaggagggaggcatgctagttgtaggctgtcttaataaacacaaaggtcggttttactccccacgtctgcagatttgaagatctagtggatgatttttatttgtcatggataagtgctagcgctagttagcatagctacatagctacatgttcatagctgtagctgtgtaccaagacacacgtcgacatactgacaagtaaaacaacaagaaacactaaatctgtgaccaatccttcagaaaaggtcctgctgcctttctggcagagatcggttttactccccacgtctgcagatttgaagatctagtggatgatttttatttatcatggataagtgctagcgctagttagcatagccacatagctacatgttgtagctgtgtaccaagacacacgtcgacatactgataaataaaacaacaagaaacactaaatctgtgaccaatccttcagaaaggtcctgctgcaggcgcctctccgtcaggatcagattctggatcagattcagagggttgaagtaacgtgatctctgagcagccgtgtatattcagccaacatgtaaacattagatcaacgtgctggagagccgaggcacatccacttcctgagggggcgtggtcagagggaaaacagagtgttctgatgaggaatgaagaagagggtttttcaggcagaccaaaatctgatttcaaagtgtttttttgagcataaactttaaagacatgttttggggacctcttagaccaatatatgttgatgaaagaagcgtgatatgtcccctttaaaccactcagagggggtaggtgtcagaccccATGGTTAACATTTGGCTTTGGAAACACTCTTTTTCggcaaataatcacactgaGTGataaacccatagactgtataaaatatggacgtagtatccgtgacgtcacccatctgttcctgagcgctgtacTGTGGGGTGGGAAATATTGTCCTGTGAAGACATTGATGATTCACACAACATAGGGTGGAGCTGACATATAGAAGAATGCACAGCTCAGTAAAACTTGAGGATAACAGGAGAGtcaaagtagtatgggaggtagaaccttcagttatcaggcacctctcctttggaatcatctaccagtcagggtccgggaggcagacaccctctctacttttaagagtaggcttcaaactttcctgtttgataaagcttatagttagagctggatcaggcttggaccagctcttagttatgctgctataggcttagactgctggggaactgacacactgggatagGGTTAAACTTGCACTtcccattcattcatttattatgaGTGATCAGTAAGATAAACAGATGGATGCCCCTCTCTGTACGCCAAATATGTTGATTATAGCTCACCATAAGACTGCAAAAATACGGTCTAGGGCTCTTAATTGATTAATGGTTTGAATTGCGATCAATCACTGAGCTTCTGTAGTTAATCTCACTTTTAATCACACCTTAAAAATTCCATTATTCTGCATTTCAGACAGtttaagtccatattaacaaaGTAAGTCACTTCTTCCCAGCGTCTTGATTTGTGAATTAAATGAATGTAATGAAATGTTCttcatgatcttgacttttgGATGTATTACCTAATAAAAGCTGCACCAGTGAGGTCTGACATCATgactcagaggaggagacagcttcagagagTCTCATCCTCAGGTTTActctgatttctctctctcctaaATATCGCTCTGTcagcttttgtgatgtggttCCTCGCTGACATCAGAACTTCATTGCATTTTAATAAAGTctgacacaaagtgcagattactTTGAACTGTCAGCTGAACCGTCTGGGTGTTTATAAAGTGAAATGTGAAGCTCAGAAGTGCAGTGGTGTCGTTATTTCCATCATggaagcagcaggaagcaggaagacgctGCGGCAgcttaactacggtgtgccGATAGGGACAAAATAAgatgcaatttttaaaaaaagggatttaaattcaaatgaaacCACAACATACTTTAACTCT
Above is a genomic segment from Notolabrus celidotus isolate fNotCel1 chromosome 21, fNotCel1.pri, whole genome shotgun sequence containing:
- the si:ch211-244b2.3 gene encoding uncharacterized protein si:ch211-244b2.3 — protein: MAQLEGYVEGIEAYDKHYEWQLFADNQWLKIDHDHVIERHYCQPGAKGITINTRQGKVNIDFDKLQTLNPAVKVQRLSFLHEGQSEDIGWYFRDDTLWREYGSQSSNAMASSIMSRDVERQFTLNCRGTFNFTVGSTSYSLDFSSMTQTNCTTGLKRKVRRRPKFNFRGLTSPSISTSVANSLSLSKLNLSGGSYKWEFTTDDGSWAEYQEHICAFGSSDLETQYQKNPQGQLQFRINGFNYTLDLQNMCQTNHNTGKIRAVRRTGNNGSQQNSSSPRWQFLDIGGVWRDYTKGPRQSSVSSQDIELQYQQNPAGTMAFTATRFNYVLNFLAMSQTNLTTNTSRQVQRLNQ